TATCACTTAAATAATGTGAATATAGTGTTTATCGTCAGTTAGAGCAGTAAgttgaatattttaaaatccTTCCTAGTGAAtggtatatttttatttttgtatggtGACAAGGTCAACCGTCAACTGATATTCCTGATAGTTCCATCACGATAATTTGTGACCTTTTATTGCAGAGAAGAAAAGACATAACCATATCAAATATAGAATTTCGGTTGTCTCCTCGTGCATGAATGAGAAACATAGTGCAAAATACAACTTAAATAGGTATAGAGATATCCATGACCTGTAATCTACAACCCGACATTTATCTTAGAGATATTCATTACTGTAATCTACACAACAACATTTATCTATTCTCTAACAATTATAGGTTTGTGCTTGTCTCTTGTACCACCCAACACGTCTTTGATGGTAAACAAGCCCATGTCGTACCAAAAATATCAGTTCCAACTAGAATAGATACTAGGTCCCACGCCCATGGGGATAGTTAATAGTATAGCTCGCATTTTCTTGATCTATGGCCTTCTTCCTTTATATGCGAGGTATTACTTCTTGACAAGACCTAGGACTGAAAACGGTAGCCAATAAAGAGCAAACATTGGGGAATTGTCTAAGCTTGAACATAAGCTCCAAAATCAGATAAAGGAGAGCAGTTTTGTCCTCCCTACCTTACGTATAGTAGTAGATATATCAAAACCAAAGGGATGCTGCTAATAGTTGGATTTATGTTCGGTGGTTCGTTGTTGGTCGGGGCCATGATTAGCACCCTGCATTCATTCTATCAACCATATATTTACAACGGTTTGTGCATCTAGACAGAGATAGACACATCTTTGGATGGACaaagaaagatttgattcattaATCATGTAAGTTGTAAGAGTGAAAAAATTTGTCTGACTAGAATAGAAACATTAAAGAGACTTGTCACTCGCCAGTATAAACACAAGTATTCGATTTATAAAAAAAGATGAACACAAAATTGGATCGTCTTAGAGGTATTTTGCAAACATATGATACACAGGTTCAAGCAGCATTGAGAGAGGCCGATGTTTTTAGGCACACCATTCTTTTTTTAGACGTGTGAACATATGTAAACCATTAGAGAAGTTACATGGGGAGACATCGCTTTTCATGCACCCGAGaacatttttcatgcaaaaagaGTGATATTTTTTGGCAGTTTAACCAAAATAATTGATATTTTTCCAAAATATCCAAATCGCTGAGATAAACCAAAATAACCTTTATTTTCCTGGAGAAACCGAATTAGCCTTTGTCCTTTTAATATTAAACTAACCAATTTTTTAGAAATTACACTGTGTCTTGAGGATGTGCTGTAATGTCCAGGAAAGAGAGAAAAACGTACCATGAAAAACTGCAATATGCACCTCTGCTCCTGGCGCCAGTGCTTAAGTTTATAGATAGAAAGCATATCTAATGGTATGCTTTTCCAACACCAATGGAATAGATGATAAATCCAATAATATTTTACTTACATTTAACAAGATCTAAATTCATCTTTAATTTGAATTTGGATTCCATTTTCATAGGGCATAGATGAATACGACTAATGACCTTTACACAATAAGCTTTCTCTAAACATACATTGCAAGATGTAGATGATATGCCATAAAATTGGAAGTTATAGGAATATAGTACCACCGATGATGTTTTGATTTCTAGACAGTGTAACTTTAACCAATAATTTCTTAGCAGTCGAGATTGTACTTTTTTAGGTGAATTGCAACATTAGTTCTCATTATGTATGCAATTTCCAGTGTGGTTTTATTGATATCTTTGTTTCCCATACTAGAATAATCGTCTACCTGGGAACTTGATACCTACGTGCTTTTGGACTATAACATAATTAAGGCCTTTATCATTGTATGATGCTTAGGTATACAGATTAATTGCGTCAAATTCAGAATAAATATAATAACCATCAATGGAATACAGGATCTTCCACTAAAGAAATTTAACTAGACCAACAGTTTTGCTTGATAACAGATTTGTTCATTATCTTTCACTGTTCCTTTGTCATATGCTGATGAGTAGGTTAAGGATATCAATTATGACGTTATGAAGGTTGAATAAGGTGCTGCAAACAGATTATCTTTTTCACTTTCCTTTCATATGATATCCTAGTCTTTAATTTTCTCTTGAAACCTTGTGTTAAAACTCTGAATTTAATcctcttgattttttttaatcctcttgattttttaattttttttagaattgcTCTGCTTGCAGAAATATGGTAAAATAGATGTCATCGTATCCAATGCTGCTGCCAATCCTTCTGTCGATGGAATCTTGGAAACCGAAGAGTCGGTTCTTGATAAACTGTGGGAAATCAATGTGAAAGCTACTATACTTCTTCTGCAAGTATGTCAGTTTGAATGATGGTATATGTGACACCACTGGCGTATAAAACAATAGTTTGAACAAATTATATGCCAGCCTAGGAATAATCTGCCCAATTGGATATCAAATTTTCGATGAAAATTGaaataattgaaattttttaaattgtgCTTAGATGGGCAACTCTAGCATCCAACGGTCTCGTGGCTCATTGGCCACGACAGTTTGAATAACGACCTAGATGACCTTATGCTAGGCATAATTTTGTTTTCGAAATTTCTCCTCTGAAATAAGGCATAATTTCCTTTTTCGAAATTTCTCCACATGGTCCTGTTATCATTGCAACTTTATGTTAGTGATATTGTAATTTTCATCGTAATAGGACGCAGCTCTTCACTTGAAGAAAGGCTCTTCGATCGTATTCATTTCTTCTATAGCCGCTTTTCAACCTTCTCAAGGACTGTCTATGTACGGTGTGACCAAAACAGCTCTTCTCGGGCTTACGAAGGTACTCATAATTTGGTTTATCTGGCCTTATAGGACTTTCTTTACTTGAGATCTTATTCTACGAGTCTTCTTTTTAGGCACTTGCAGCTGAGATGGCCCCAAATACTCGTGTAAACTGTGTGGCGCCTGGTTTTGTCCCAACCCGATTTGCAGTTTTTTTCACATCCGATGAGAGCAGGGTAGcctgaaaaataaatatttaatactAACCATTTTACTAAATATCCTTTTGGCAATTTCCATTACTTTCTTGTACTAATACTGGTTTTTATTTAGAGAAAGGATCTCGAGGAGAGAACGCTACTCCGTAGACTCGGAACTACACAAGACATGGCTGCAGCAGTTGCTTATTTGGCTTCTGATGATGCTTCGTACATCACTGGTGAAACGTTGGTGGTTGCTGGAGGAGTGCCTTCCAGGCTCTGATTTCTCCTTCCTGTATGTTGTTTTCCTCTAGCTTGTCTTTCCCTTTTtggttttatttttcaaatttttttcggTAATCTCATCATTCAAGAATTGATAACCTATTTATACATTCAATAAAGGTGCTTTGGAGGTAATGTCATCAAAAGTTACACAACCTCATTACTCTTTTTGGTGGTTTTTCTTTCCTGTGGTGCATATGGAGAAACTAGTGTACCTTTAATGAGACtggatgaaaaatatattttactagTTTGTGTTCTGTTTTGTTTTATACGTATCATCTTTCTTTATAAATAGCTAAATGAATGGAATGAAAATGTGTATGAGTTTTAAAGTGAAAATTGGCCCCTCGTCCGCTCGAAGTAGGTGGGACACCTACGATCATCATGTACATCC
This is a stretch of genomic DNA from Primulina eburnea isolate SZY01 chromosome 11, ASM2296580v1, whole genome shotgun sequence. It encodes these proteins:
- the LOC140804913 gene encoding tropinone reductase-like 3, with protein sequence MEVKGKRFEGKVAIVTASTQGIGFSIAERLGLEGAAVVISSRRQKNVDEAVEKLKGKGIETLGLACHVSNAQQRKDLIEKTIQKYGKIDVIVSNAAANPSVDGILETEESVLDKLWEINVKATILLLQDAALHLKKGSSIVFISSIAAFQPSQGLSMYGVTKTALLGLTKALAAEMAPNTRVNCVAPGFVPTRFAVFFTSDESRRKDLEERTLLRRLGTTQDMAAAVAYLASDDASYITGETLVVAGGVPSRL